GAAAAAGTTAATTTTTGATTGATAGATATGATTACCAAAGGGCAACAGGTTAAACGTATTGGTGCTGTATGATGCCGTTTCTTCGCCGGTGCCGAAATTTATACGATAGTTGCCCGCCTGCTCGGTATGTTCAAACCTGAATTTGTTTTCCGCTTCGGTTGAGCGGTAGTTGAGCGTTTGGCCTAAACTTTCGTTGTTATCCCTAAACTTTAGCGCCCCGTTATCCAGGTAGCTCCGGCTGATCACCAACTGCGAAAAACCGCGCTGCCCAAAATGTTTGTAAACCGCACCTACCGAATAGTTCTTTTGATCGTTGGTAGGGATGGTAGCCAAAATGTACTCGTTCTCTTCCGTTTTTTCGGTATTAAAGTTTAGTTTAAACTTATCCAGGGCGCCCAGGCCTATCAGCGTAAGTTCGTTTTTATTATCGAATTTGGTTTTAATTTTAAACTGAAAATCCTGGTAAGAGGGCAGAAATGGTAGTTTCAGTAATTTAAATAAGCCCTGGAGGTATGAGTAACGGTACGATGCCAGGTAGGTAGTTTTTGATCCCAGCGGTCCTTCAAGGGTAGCACCAAAATCGCTTGAGCCAACGGTAAGCGTAGCGCCCATGCGGTCGGAGCGGCCATTTTTTTGGTTAAACTCAAATACCGAGCTCAGGGCATTGCCCCGGTTTGAGGGAAACGCGCCCGAATAAAAATTAACCTCCTTTACAAAATCAACATTAATTAACCCAACCGGGCCGCCGGATGAGCCTTGTGTGGCAAAGTGGTTGATGTTGGGAATCTCGACCCCATCCAGGTAAAACCTGTTTTCGTTAGGCGCTCCTCCACGGATAATAATATCATTACGGAAACTTACCGGCGCGGCAACACCCGGTAACGACTGGATCACTTTCGAGATATCGCGGTTACCGCCCGGGTTACGCTTTATTTCGGCCACGCCAATGCTGCGTAAGGATACCGGGCTTTCCAATGTTTTGTTGAGCCGGCTGCTGGCTGTAATTTTCACCTCGTTCAGGCTGGCTACATCTTCATCAAGGGCTATATCAATAATTGCCGGCTTAACGTTGTTCACCTGGATATCCAGCGAGGTTTTACTTTTAAAGCCGATTTTTGAAAACTGGAGCCCAAAATTGCCCGGCTTTAATTCGATAACGTAATTACCCAGCGAATCGGTAGTGGTGCCAATAGTTTGGTTGATTACCTTAACCGTAACGCCAGGTATGGGTGTGTTTGACAAGCCACTGGTTACGGTACCTTTAATTTTTGCGGTTTGTGCATTGGCTGATAAACACATCAGCAGGATAAAAACACAAGCGAAGGCTGTTTTGGATATTATTGACAGAGGTTTATACATGATGTTTTTTGCAGGATATGTTGGTTTTATTTGCTCCATATAAACAGGAAATATTTTGAGGCAAAAGTAGTGAGGTGTTTGGCTGGTAAGTCAGGAGCAATCAGGCAATTGTTAGCACAAATCATTCAATAACAGGGTGTATAAATTTTTCGCGGTAACTTTTTGGTGTGAATTGGGTATGCTTTTTAAACAGCCGTGCAAAATAGGCCGAATTTTCAAAGCCAAGGATCCCGGCAATTTCCGATATATTATGGTCGCTTTGTTTAAGCAGTACTTTGGCTTCTAAAATAAGTACATCGGTAATGTGCGCGGTAACCGGCTTGCCCGTACATTCCTTAACGCATTTATTGAGGTGATTGGCTGTTATATTAAGCTGCCCGGCATAAAAAGCAGCCGACTTTTGCTGCCGGGCATTTAGCTTTACGCATTGTAAAAACCCCGCCGCAATAAGCTCGGGCGCTGAGTATGATTTAGACGGAGGCATTGAAACATACTGCCTTTTCATTTGAATGAGCAGCTGGCACAACAAAACGCCTATCATCCGCTGTTTATCGCCAAAATCGTTCAGGTGCTCCTCTTCAATTTGTGTAAGCAATTGTTGTACCCCGCCGCTTTCCTCTGCTGATAGCCTAATGAGCGGGTTAGCATCTGCCTGGAAAAAAGGAAGTTCATCAAGCGTGCTTTGATTTTTTAAAAACTGCAGGATAAAATCTTTATCAAAAATGCAATAATATCCCTCGGCATCTTCGCTGCAGGCCTCAATTGCTTTGATACTTCCTGCTGCATAAAAGCAGATCATATTTGCGGTTATTTTAAAACGCTGCAAAGCATCGGTACGTACCATCTGCCCTTTTTTCAGCCAGCAAAACTCATATACGGTACTCCGGGCCGGGTTGATGGGGAAGTTGATATGCCGCGCAAAATCCTCTATCCGCATAATGGCAAAGATATTATGCTCGGGGTAAAGGCCATCCGCACTGCGGGCTGCCTGTGATAATAACGGCACCGCTTCGCCCGACAGAAATTGCCTGAAAAACTGGTTGGGGTTTCGGTATGGGATGTTTTGTTTTTCCATGGCGGGTTAAATAATGTTACCCTTACTAACATCATTTTTAATCCTGCTCGCGTTTTGCAAACGGGAGCAGGATTCTATAAAACTATTCCTCCCCCTTCAGGGGGCCGGGGGGCTAATGTGCCTCCAGCCAGTTCACACCCGTACCAATCTCCACCAAAATAGGCACTTCGGTTTTAATGGCTGTTTTCATGTTGTGCATAATAATGGGTTTAACAATTTCAACCTCGTTGTTGGGTACATCAAACACCAACTCGTCATGCACCTGCATGGTCATGCGGGATGCCAGGTTTTGGGCTTTAAATTCTTTATGGATATTGATCATGGCTATCTTGATCATATCTGCTGCCGAGCCTTGTATCGGCGCGTTAATGGCATTTCGCTCGGCAAAACCACGAACGGTGGCATTGGCCGAATTGATATCGCGCAGGTAACGGCGGCGACCCATCAGCGTGCATACATAACCGTTTTCGCGGGCGAAGTTCATGGTATCGCTCATGTATTGTTTAATACCGGCAAACTGCACAAAGTACTGCTCGATAATATCGGCAGCCTCCTTACGCGGAATGCCCAGGCTTTGTGATAAACCAAAAGCCGATTGACCGTAGATGATCCCGAAGTTAACAGCCTTGGCATTTCGGCGTTGGTCGCTGGTTACCTGGTCAAGAGGCACGCCGTAAACATTGGCTGCGGTGGCGGTGTGAATATCCAGATTATCAACAAATGCCTGCATCATGTTCGGATCTTTACTGATCTCGGCAATGATGCGCAGTTCAATCTGCGAGTAATCGGCAGATACTATCGTGTGGTCTTTATCCCGAGGGATAAATGCCTTACGCACCTCGCGGCCCCGCTCGGTACGGATAGGGATGTTTTGCAGGTTAGGGTTAACGCTGCTTAGCCTGCCGGTAGCGGCCACGGCCTGGTTGTATGAGGTGTGCACCCTCCCGGTTTTGGGGTTCACCATTTGCGGCAGCGCATCAACATAGGTTGATTTTAATTTTTGCAACTGGCGGAAATCCAAAATATCGCGCACAATATCACTTTTGGCAGCCAATGAAAGCAGTACATCCTCGCCGGTTTGATACTGGCCGGTTTTGGTTTTTTTGGCTTTGGGGTCGAGCATCAGTTTTTCAAACAGCACTTCGCCCAGTTGTTTTGGTGATGCGATGTTGAATTTTACGCCGGCTTTTTCATAAACCGTTTTTTCGTACTGCGCTATGTCGGTTTCCAGTTGTTTGCTGAAATCGCGCAGGGTATCATGATCTATTTTTACCCCCTCGTACTCCATATCGGCCAGTACATAAATAAGCGGGTGCTCTATTTCATTTACCAGTTTTTCGCCTTCAACTTCCTTCAGTTTGGGCTCAAAAATGGTTTTAAGTTGCAGGGTGATATCGGCGTCTTCGGCAGCGTACTCTTTGATCTTTTCAATTTCCACATCGCGCATGGTACCCTGGTTTTTGCCTTTAGGGCCTATGAGTTCGGTAATGGAAACAGGTTTGTAGCCCAGGTAATTTTCCGACAGGATATCCATATTATGGCGCGTATCCGGATCGAGGATATAATGAGCCAGCATGGTATCAAACAGGGTGCCTTTAACTTCAATATTATACCATTTCAGCATCAGCACATCAAACTTAATGTTTTGCCCTATTTTGCCGATGCTTTCGTTTTCAAGCACCGCCTTAAATTCGGTAACAATGCTTAGCGCCTCGGTTTGATCTGCCGGAACAGGTACATACCAGCCCTCGCCGGGTTTAACTGAAAACGACAGGCCTACCAGTTCGCAATAGTTAGGATCGGTACCGGTAGTTTCTGTATCAAAGCAGAAAGTTTGCTGCGCTGATAATACTTTGATAAGCGCTGCACGGCTTTCAACCGTATCGGCCAGGTGATATTGGTGCGGGGTGTTATTGATGTTTTTGGCAGCGATGGTAATGTCTTCGCGGATATCTTCCACATCAACAGCTAAAGTAGCGCGACCGGTTGCCGTTGGGTTACCAAAAAGATCGATCTGGGTGCCGGCGGGTTTTAACTCGGTAATGCTGAAATCATCGCCAAACACACGACGGCCCAAAGTGCGGAATTCCAGCTCGGCAAAAAGCGGTTCCAACAGCTCCTTGCTTGGCGCGCATACTTCCAGGCCTTCTTCGTCAAGCTCAACCGGCACATCCAGCAATATAGTGGCCAGTTTTTTTGATAGCAAACCCTGCTCTGCAAATTGCTCTACGTTTTCGCGCTGCTTGCCTTTTAACTCGTGACTGTTGGCTATAATGTTTTCCATCGAGCCATACTGTTTAATGAGCGCTTTAGCCGTTTTTTCGCCGATGCCTGGTATGCCAGGGATGTTATCAACTGCATCACCCCATAATCCTAAAATATCAATTACCTGGTGAACATGCTCAATTTCCCATTTGGCAAGCACTTCCTTAACGCCTAATATTTCCATCTCGTTACCCATTCGGGCCGGTTTGTAAATGAAAATATTATCAGATACCAGCTGGGCAAAATCTTTATCAGGCGTCATACAGAAAACGGTATAGCCCTTTTGCTCGGCTTTTTTGGCAAGGGTACCAATAATATCATCAGCCTCGTAACCATCCGAAGTGATAACCGGGATATTGAAACCTAATATGATCTTGATAACATAAGGCAAGGCCTTGGCCAGATCTTCGGGCATGGCTTCGCGGTGGGCCTTATAGCCTTCAAAATCGGTATGGCGTTCGGTTGGGGCTTCGGTATCAAAAACTACCGCCATGTGGGTGGGGGCTTCTTTTTTCAACACATCCAGCAGTGTATTGGTAAAACCCATCATTGCCGAGGTGTTTAACCCGTTTGATGTAAAGCGGGGTGTTTTACTTAAAGCAAAATGCGCCCGGTAAATGAGGGCCATTCCATCCAATAGAAATAGTTTTTTCATCTTTTTATGATTTCACTGATTAGTTTTTTTATGATTTAACTGATTGGTTTGATTTCACAGATTGAAAACGATAAACCGCAGCAAATTGATAACTTAACTCATCAATGTGATTTTTCCCGTCTCAAAAATACAATTATTGTTGACGAATAATCATCGCCTCCTGCCCGAAAGTGAGAAGCCGTAAAGCATCGGAAAGAATCGGTGAAATCAAATCAATCAGTGCAATCGCAAAAAATCACTTAAAACTACAAGTAGGTATATGATCATTCACCATGCCCGTAGCCTGCATAAAGGCATAACAAATAGTAGTACCAAAAAATTTAAATCCGCGCTTTTTCATGTCCTTAGCAATAGCATCAGATTCGGGACTGGTTGCCGGAGTAGCGTTTGAGTGGTTCATGATGGCTTTACCTCCCGGCATAAAGCTGTACAGGTATTTATCAAACGAACCAAACTCTTTTTGAATGTTAATGAACAGTTGGGCATTGGTGATTGAAGTTTTTATTTTGAGCCTGTTACGAATAATACCTTCATCCTGCATCAAACGATCGGCATCCTCGTCCGTAAAGGCCGCTACTTTTTGCACATCAAAATTAGCGAAGGCGTTACGGTATGCTTCGCGGCGGCGCAATATGGTGATCCAGCTTAATCCAGCCTGTGCCGATTCGAGAATTAAAAACTCGAAAAAAGTATGGTCATCGTGAATTTCCTTACCCCACTCTTCATCGTGGTATTTGATGTATAATTCGTCGATTCCCGGCCAGCGGCAGCGTTGTACGTTATCAGTTTGATTGCTCATTATATTTGTTTTTTGTAGGAATAGATGATTGAAAATTTATTGATTTTTTGTTGCCCCAACATCGCTATCACATTTTTGATGTTGGGATATGGCGTATCAGCATCAGCCATAATAAAAATGTGCGACCATCTGCCATACTTTTCAAACGTAACCTTGCGGGATATTTTTATCCATTCAGCTAATTCATCGGTTGTTAATCCTGGCTGATTGTAATAATCCGTAGCGTTATAGTAGCCTGAAATGTATTTTTTTATTGTTGTCAAGGGTGTCCCGATCACATCTGTTTCACAAAATTTGGTTGCCTCAGCCTGTGTAAATTCGGTACCATGCCCCTTTCCTATTTGTTTTAATGCCACTTCGCGAATATCCGCGACATCAAGCTTTAACATCAATTTGTTCTGGCCGATGAGTATGGTAGTCGCATAGCCATCGGGGTCAGCAGTATTAAAATACGATCCGGTTGGCAAATTGATAGCCAAAGGATAACGGATAGCCGGCCGACCGCAGAGGATGAGGAATGCCAGAGCGATAAACAATAAGTTAAACATCGGAAACATATCGATACCGAAATGTTTTCTGCGGGATTTAGATTTATACATGATGTGACAGGTTAAGTGACGTATTAATCAGCAATATTATAAGGCGTAAACTCTGTAATAGCGCATTTACTCCTTATAACGCTGCCGTCATGTACTTATTTCACTTCATTCAATTCGTCCCAGTACTCCACTGCTCTGCGGTAATGCGGAATCACTATCGAGCCGCCAACCAAATTGGCAATCATAAACACCTCGTTCATCTCATCATGCTTAACACCTGCCTCAAAACATTTGCCCAGGTGATATTTAATACAATCATCGCAACGCAAAACCATACTGGCAACCAGGCCAAGCATTTCTTTAGTTTTAACATCCAACGCACCTTCGGCGTAGCTGGTGGTATCGAGGGCGAAAAAGCGTTTAATATTGGTGTTGGCGGTTTCCGTGATCCTGTCGTTCATTTTGGTACGATAGGCATCAAATTCTTCTATCAGTTTTCCCATGGGATGCAGTGTTTATTGTTGAATAAATTATGAAGCTAATAAAGCTAAATTAATTAGCATTTTAAAATATTGATGATTATTTTTATCGCCGTAAATCAAATTTTACGCCCCGGTTATGGAAAGCCTTTCGCCCAATATTTTTGTAAGCAACATGAACGAAACCATTAAGTTTTATGAACTTTTAGGTTTTAAAGTGGTTATGAGCGTACCCGAAACCGGTGCCGACCTGGTTTGGACCATGATGACCAAAGGCGCTGTAACCATGATGTTCCAAACGTACGAAAGCCTGGCCGAAGACCTGCCCGAAATACACCGCACCGACGGGGGCTCGCTGCTGCTCTACATCAACCTTAAAAATATCCGCGGTTTTTTTGATGAGATCAAAGATAAAGTAACAGTGCTGAAAGGCCTCGAGACAACTTTTTACGGCGCTACCGAGTTTTCGATAAAAGATAATAATGGTTACGTGCTTACTTTTGCGGAGCACGAGAGTTAACAAAATCGTCATTGCGAGGAACGAAGCAATCGCACGGAAGCCAATCCGCTATGTATAGTTCGTGATTGCTTCGTTCCTCGCAATGACGCCTTAATAGAATAGGGGCTTTATGATCAACTTTAAACGCGCCGACCATATCCAGGTTTGCGTTCCGTTGGAGCGGCTGGAGGAGGCAAGAATTTTTTATACCGATGTTGTGGGCTTGGAGCGTATTGAACGCCCGGCTTTCAACTCCAAAGGCTACTGGTTTCAGATAGCCGATATTCAGCTGCATTTAAGTACCGAAGAGGCTTTACCGCGCTCATCGCGCCATACAGCTTTTGAAGTTGAAGATATTGCCGAAGCCCGCAGGCATTTGGAATGTTACGGAGTTGAATTTTGGGAAGAGCCGGTTATTCCGGGCCGTACAAGGTTTTCGTTTATTGATCCGTTTGGTAACAGGATGGAGTTGTTGCAGTTTACTCCCTAAACCGAATGTCATTTCGATAGAGCGGCGGGGAGGGAAGAGCGCCCGGGCGAAAGAGAAATCTTGTACGCCCCGCAAATCCGATAAGCATTTTGGCTCTGCACGGTATACAAGATTTCTCACTCGTTCCTCGTTTCGAAATGACAATTTTTATTTTTAATCACAGCGCCAGCTCCACCATCGGATCCCAAAACACAGTTTTAAAATCCTGTACCTGATCATCTTCCACCCTTACCCCTTCGCTTTCCAGCATCTCGGCCATGCAGTTACCACCAAAATGCCCCTTGGCGGTTAGCAAACCAACGCGGTTTACTACCCTATGTGCCGGCACAGGTGGTTTTGCACCTCCGGCAGCTTGCATAGCCCAACCCACCATGCGCGATGAACCTTTGGTACCAAGGTAAGCGGCAATAGCACCATATGATGTTACCCGCCCCACCGGGATGAGCCGGGCTACCTGGTATACCTTTTCAAAAAAATTAATCTCCTCCATTAAGCATTTCCCGGAAATGAAAACTTAAGGTAGTTAATGTTCTTGTTATCATTTAAATATTTTTTTTCGTAATAGGTTTTGATCGAGAGCACCTCATCTGCATATTCTGAATTGTACAGATCTTCGGTTTTAATGTGAAGGTTTAGTTTCATCTCTTCAATCTTTTCGGCGGTGTAAGCGTGTAAGCCGTCGTTATCTGTTTTCAGGTTAACAAAGCCTCCCGGTTTAAGGATGCTCACATATTTTTCGAGGAAGCGTGGCGAAGTTAAACGCTTTTTTTCGCGGCTTAACTGTGGCTGCGGATCCGGGAAAGTGATCCAGATCTCGTCAATCTCGCCGGGAGCAAAATAATCCAGCAGGTTTTCTATCTGGATGCGGAGGAAAGCCACATTAGGCACGCCGTCTTCAATGGCAGTTTTGGCTCCGCGCCAAATGCGGTTGCCTTTATAATCGATACCGATAAAATTTTTATTTGGGAAAAGGCGGGCAAGGTTAACGGTGTACTCACCTTTGCCGCAGGCCAGTTCAAGTACAACCGGGTTATCATTTTTAAAAAACTCCCGGCTCCATTGGCCGTTAAACGGTTTACCTGCATCTAATTGCAGTACATTGCTAAAAGTTTCAACTTCGGCAAAACGCCTTAACTTATCTTTTCCCACTTTAATTTTTTAAAATAAAGCGCAAAAGTATTGAATTTATTTTAACAGGGATAGTTTGAGTGATAGTGGGTGATTAAAGCGGAAAGAATAGTCATCACGTCATTGCGAGGTACGAAGCAATCGCACGGAAGTAGAGCAGCTATACAAATCCCCCTGTACAGTTCGCGATTGCTTCGTACCTCGCAATGACGACTGGGAGAGAATATATTGAGTATTAACACAAATTGCCTTGCAAACAGCAAAGCAATCGATCAATTTTTTGATGTAGATAGTAAAAAAACTTACACTACCGCCCCACCCACCGGTTTAACATAAGGTGCCGGCTTATATTCCTTATCCTCTTTCTTTTTAGTGAATTTAGCAAACAGAGCTTTGGCTTTATCCCAAACGCCGCTTACGGTTTCTTCGCTTACATAGTTGGATGCTTTTTGCGATACCAAACCAACCAGGGTTTTTACCAAAAAGTTGGAGTGTTTAAACAGCGTTTTATTTAATGCCAGCGGAATGATAAATCTTGATACCAGGTTAAGCATATCCGGGTGGAAAATACTGGTGCCTTTTATGGCATCAGTATCATTGGAGCGTGGAAATAAGGTTAATGCCGTTGAAAAAATGGCAGAGGGGCTGTTTACCCTTGCTTTTAATGCAATGGCTTGTTCCTTTTCGAGGGCCTTAAGTCTGAATATTTCGGCCTGTAAATCGCTTATATTGGTGATGTGAAGATCCATGGTTTATCGTTTAAATATTTTTTGGATAAAGATGTTGATCAACGGCCGCTCGAGGTTCCGTTTAAATATCTTGATAAACATGGCTATCAAAAAGTAAAGTACGGCAACACATCCAAACCCTGCCCAATACGAATGGAATACAGTGGCCAGGTAAAAACCAAGTGTAACACTGGCAAAAAGAAAGGCCAGCACCATGCTGATTACAACTACCACATCAGCAATAATGCTTGCCAAAATGGATGTGCCGCCTTCAATTGCTTCATACTTTAAAAGCTTAAACCGCAGTTCGGCGTATTCTTTTAATTGCTCAATAATAGGAGGTACTGGTGGCGGAGTTTCTTTTTTCTCTTCCATAGGTAAGGTTATAGAATCCCGGGTTTAGCTGAAGGGCTAAACCCGGGACAGGGTATAATGATGTTTAAGCGTGCTCCAGGTCGTCCTGGTATTCTTCTTCGGCGCCTTTAATTTTGGTTTTGATGTTTTCAACAACCTTGTCTTTCAAACCAACCAGGTTATCAATTTCGGCAGCGGCAGTATCTTTGATAGATTCGCCAAGATTTTTTAATGATTCGCTAAGCTTATCGCGGGTTTCATTGCCTTTATCAGGTGCAAACAAAATGCCTAAAGCTGCCCCTGCCGCCAAACCGGCAAGTAATGCAACAACTATTTTTGAGTTATCGTTCATTGTAATATAATTATAAGTTGAACACTTGATTAGTTACTTGTAAATATCCTGCCAAATATGTGCATTTGGCCCATTTATTTTTATTTAAGTATAAATTAATTTTTTGGCGGTGCCCAATTTTTACCCGCTGTTCACAAAACTGTGCAGCGTTGTAGCTATACTTTATACATTGCTTATCCGCTCCAGCCTGTCGGCAGCAAGGCGGTTGGTTTCGTAAATTTCCATCAGCAATAAAAAATACGATAACAGCACAGGCCCAAATACCAGGCCCAGAATACCAAACAGCGGCAAGCCGATAAACACACCAATTACCGATATGATGGGATGTGTATTAGCTACCCGGCGGTTGATGATCATGCGCAAAAAGTTATCGATGTTGCCGATAAACAATAAGCCATAAGCCAGTAACAATACGCCCTGCCAGTTGTGTCCCTGGGCAAAAAGAACGATGCTGGCCGGTATGCACAGCGTTGGCGCACCAACCACAGGTAAAAACGAAATAAAGATAGCTATAACGCCCCAAAAAATAGGGTCGGGGATACCAAATATCCAAAATCCGTTGGCCAGCAAAATACCTTGTGTTAACGCGATGATGCCTTGTCCTAAAACGTTCGAATACGTAGAATCGCGTAGGGCGTTGGCAAATCTTAGCGCATGTTGTTCGCGGAAAGGGGCGTATTTCAGCAAACCAGCCTCAAACTCACGTATTTGGGTAAACATAAAATATAAAATAAAATACAACACCAGCAGCGTTATGATGGAGTTTGCCGCACTGCCTATTATGGATGGGAACAGGCCCGTAGCAAAGCCACCCAGTTTTTGCAGGGTTTCTTCGGCAAGGTGAGGCTGGTTAAGGTTTGCTGCCGCGAAGGTGTCTATCTTGGTTGTCCACTGTTCAATTGGCAAATCCTTAATGTTGATAGAGGTTATTTTACCAACTACCATCACACTAAGCGTAACAAACGGGATAACGATAACAATAAGCGAAATAAAGATAATAAGCAAAGCCACCAGCGAACTGTTCCAGCCACGTTTTTCGGCAAGGTTGATATAAAGCGGCCTGAACATGGTAAAAAGCACAATGGCGCCAAGTATAGAACTGAACAAGCCACTTAGTGCGTAAAGTAAAAAACAGCCGAGTATAATGATACTGGCCAGGATAATGTTGTTGCGCTGTTTATAATTAAAAACCGACATTTAGGTTGATGTATTATTACATTGCTAAAAAGCAAAAAAACGCCAAAAAGTTTTGGCGTTTTTATTTTAAGTATGAAGCTTAAAGTCTTGAGTCTGAAGTCTCGAATATGGTTGGCTTTGAACTTATAACTTCCGACTTAAGACTTAAAAAAAGCCACTATTCTGTATCTTTAAGCAAACTGTTAATCCTGTTTGAGCTGATGGTTATCGTATCGATATAAAACAAAACATCGGTTGATGGATTCGGAATCTCGTACCGCAATTGTTCAAGCGCAAGGATAATGTTTGATAACTGATTTTTAATATCATGCCGAAGCTTATGTAGGGCCTCGGCATCGTTTTTTTCGTCGGCCCCCATCGTTATTTCAGGTTAATGGCCTTCATTTTATTGTACAATGTTTTACGGTCGATGTTGAGGATTTCGGCTGCCTTGGTTTTGTTAAAGTTAACTTCCCGCAGCACACGGATAATGGTTTCATATTCGGCCTCCAACGCGGCATTTTTCAAATCGTGGCGGTTTTCTTTTACTTCGGGCACTTCGGTATGTGTACTGCTGTGATGCCCGTTGCTGTGTGATGATGGTTCGTACGATAATTTATAGGTCGACATCTCCAACGGCAGCGCTTTCAATGTAATCTCGTTACCTTCGGTTAACAACGTAGCGCGGCGCATTACGTTTTTCAACTCGCGGATATTGCCCTGCCAGCGGTAGTTCATAAAACAATCAATCACCTCCTGCGACAGCGACTCTACGTTGCGGCCCAATTCCTGGTTGGCAATTTTTAAAAAGTGCTCGGCCAGTAAAATAATATCGTGCCCCCTGTCGCGCAGCGGCGGCATGTAAATACTGAATTCGTTAAAACGATGGTACAGGTCCTCGCGGAAACGGCCTTTCTGGATACCGTCCTGCAAATTCTCATTAGTGGCTATAATAATGCGCACATCCAGGTCAATCTCCTTGGTGCTGCCTATCCTTTTTACCTTGCGCTCCTGTACCGTACGCAGAAGGGCGGCCTGGATCTCGTAGGATAAATTACCCACCTCATCCAAAAA
The sequence above is a segment of the Mucilaginibacter celer genome. Coding sequences within it:
- a CDS encoding VOC family protein encodes the protein MESLSPNIFVSNMNETIKFYELLGFKVVMSVPETGADLVWTMMTKGAVTMMFQTYESLAEDLPEIHRTDGGSLLLYINLKNIRGFFDEIKDKVTVLKGLETTFYGATEFSIKDNNGYVLTFAEHES
- the polA gene encoding DNA polymerase I, with the translated sequence MKKLFLLDGMALIYRAHFALSKTPRFTSNGLNTSAMMGFTNTLLDVLKKEAPTHMAVVFDTEAPTERHTDFEGYKAHREAMPEDLAKALPYVIKIILGFNIPVITSDGYEADDIIGTLAKKAEQKGYTVFCMTPDKDFAQLVSDNIFIYKPARMGNEMEILGVKEVLAKWEIEHVHQVIDILGLWGDAVDNIPGIPGIGEKTAKALIKQYGSMENIIANSHELKGKQRENVEQFAEQGLLSKKLATILLDVPVELDEEGLEVCAPSKELLEPLFAELEFRTLGRRVFGDDFSITELKPAGTQIDLFGNPTATGRATLAVDVEDIREDITIAAKNINNTPHQYHLADTVESRAALIKVLSAQQTFCFDTETTGTDPNYCELVGLSFSVKPGEGWYVPVPADQTEALSIVTEFKAVLENESIGKIGQNIKFDVLMLKWYNIEVKGTLFDTMLAHYILDPDTRHNMDILSENYLGYKPVSITELIGPKGKNQGTMRDVEIEKIKEYAAEDADITLQLKTIFEPKLKEVEGEKLVNEIEHPLIYVLADMEYEGVKIDHDTLRDFSKQLETDIAQYEKTVYEKAGVKFNIASPKQLGEVLFEKLMLDPKAKKTKTGQYQTGEDVLLSLAAKSDIVRDILDFRQLQKLKSTYVDALPQMVNPKTGRVHTSYNQAVAATGRLSSVNPNLQNIPIRTERGREVRKAFIPRDKDHTIVSADYSQIELRIIAEISKDPNMMQAFVDNLDIHTATAANVYGVPLDQVTSDQRRNAKAVNFGIIYGQSAFGLSQSLGIPRKEAADIIEQYFVQFAGIKQYMSDTMNFARENGYVCTLMGRRRYLRDINSANATVRGFAERNAINAPIQGSAADMIKIAMINIHKEFKAQNLASRMTMQVHDELVFDVPNNEVEIVKPIIMHNMKTAIKTEVPILVEIGTGVNWLEAH
- a CDS encoding AraC family transcriptional regulator, translating into MEKQNIPYRNPNQFFRQFLSGEAVPLLSQAARSADGLYPEHNIFAIMRIEDFARHINFPINPARSTVYEFCWLKKGQMVRTDALQRFKITANMICFYAAGSIKAIEACSEDAEGYYCIFDKDFILQFLKNQSTLDELPFFQADANPLIRLSAEESGGVQQLLTQIEEEHLNDFGDKQRMIGVLLCQLLIQMKRQYVSMPPSKSYSAPELIAAGFLQCVKLNARQQKSAAFYAGQLNITANHLNKCVKECTGKPVTAHITDVLILEAKVLLKQSDHNISEIAGILGFENSAYFARLFKKHTQFTPKSYREKFIHPVIE
- a CDS encoding DNA-3-methyladenine glycosylase I encodes the protein MSNQTDNVQRCRWPGIDELYIKYHDEEWGKEIHDDHTFFEFLILESAQAGLSWITILRRREAYRNAFANFDVQKVAAFTDEDADRLMQDEGIIRNRLKIKTSITNAQLFINIQKEFGSFDKYLYSFMPGGKAIMNHSNATPATSPESDAIAKDMKKRGFKFFGTTICYAFMQATGMVNDHIPTCSFK
- a CDS encoding carboxymuconolactone decarboxylase family protein — translated: MGKLIEEFDAYRTKMNDRITETANTNIKRFFALDTTSYAEGALDVKTKEMLGLVASMVLRCDDCIKYHLGKCFEAGVKHDEMNEVFMIANLVGGSIVIPHYRRAVEYWDELNEVK
- a CDS encoding TonB-dependent receptor, with the translated sequence MYKPLSIISKTAFACVFILLMCLSANAQTAKIKGTVTSGLSNTPIPGVTVKVINQTIGTTTDSLGNYVIELKPGNFGLQFSKIGFKSKTSLDIQVNNVKPAIIDIALDEDVASLNEVKITASSRLNKTLESPVSLRSIGVAEIKRNPGGNRDISKVIQSLPGVAAPVSFRNDIIIRGGAPNENRFYLDGVEIPNINHFATQGSSGGPVGLINVDFVKEVNFYSGAFPSNRGNALSSVFEFNQKNGRSDRMGATLTVGSSDFGATLEGPLGSKTTYLASYRYSYLQGLFKLLKLPFLPSYQDFQFKIKTKFDNKNELTLIGLGALDKFKLNFNTEKTEENEYILATIPTNDQKNYSVGAVYKHFGQRGFSQLVISRSYLDNGALKFRDNNESLGQTLNYRSTEAENKFRFEHTEQAGNYRINFGTGEETASYSTNTFNLLPFGNHIYQSKINFFKYNVFAQISRSFFNNKLSLSAGARADANNYSSRMNNLAKTLSPRFSASYNLSDQFSINFNTGIYYQLPAYTVMGYRDSTNQLVNRNVNYIENKQLVLGFEYNTFKNTRFTVEGFYKYYKHYPVISQLNDSIPLANLGADFGVIGNNPVVGESNGRSYGVEFFAQQKLNKGFYGIFALTLFKSEFQNKNGNYIQSSWNSRYILSMTAGKILKKNWEIGAKFRFTGGSPYTPYDQQLSSLKANYSTYPQGIFDYTRLNSQVLDPFYQLDARVDKKYYFKHYSFNFYFDIQNLTAHTYKEQAVVVPVKDAGGKLQDQPGDPSRIQTKLLNRNGGNVQPTLGVIFEF
- a CDS encoding biopolymer transporter ExbD yields the protein MYKSKSRRKHFGIDMFPMFNLLFIALAFLILCGRPAIRYPLAINLPTGSYFNTADPDGYATTILIGQNKLMLKLDVADIREVALKQIGKGHGTEFTQAEATKFCETDVIGTPLTTIKKYISGYYNATDYYNQPGLTTDELAEWIKISRKVTFEKYGRWSHIFIMADADTPYPNIKNVIAMLGQQKINKFSIIYSYKKQI